In Streptomyces sp. NBC_01408, one DNA window encodes the following:
- a CDS encoding glutamate-cysteine ligase family protein: MGEKVVAGGFDLSDRQRYRRKLHECLEGLERLLAEKRFDRPKNMMGLEIELNLAGADGLPRMVNAQVLEKIASPDFQTELGMFNLEVNVLPHRLGGRVFDQLAEELSAGLAYAHRQAAEIDAGVVMIGILPTISRDDLVTANLSAVDRYSLLNEQILMMRGEDFTLDIDGVERLVWTSGSIVPEAACTSVQLHLQVTPARFCDVWNAAQAVTAVQIAVGANSPFLFGRELWRESRPPLFTQATDTRPPELQAQGVRPRTWFGERWVDSAYELFAENVRYFPALLPICDEEEPLRVLAEGGVPSLQELVLHNGTVYRWNRPVYGVADGVPHLRVENRVLPAGPTVTDVVANAAFYYGLVRTLADEPRPVWTRLPFAEAEANFDAACRYGIDARLRWPRRGRAGGLVSVPAVRLVLDELLPMAAAGLDAWGIDPADRDHYLGIIEERCRRRVNGATWQVDTYHRALAAGLERDEALAAVTRRYSELMHRGDPVHTWPVGLAEEEVSTRAAVGR, from the coding sequence ATGGGGGAGAAGGTCGTGGCAGGCGGGTTCGACCTGTCCGATCGGCAGCGGTATCGAAGGAAGCTTCACGAGTGCCTGGAGGGGCTGGAGCGGCTTCTGGCGGAGAAGAGGTTCGATCGTCCCAAGAACATGATGGGGCTGGAGATAGAGCTGAATCTCGCGGGTGCCGACGGGCTGCCGAGAATGGTGAATGCCCAGGTACTGGAAAAGATTGCGAGCCCCGATTTCCAGACCGAACTCGGAATGTTCAACCTGGAGGTGAACGTCCTTCCGCACCGCCTCGGCGGCCGGGTATTCGACCAGCTGGCCGAGGAACTCAGTGCGGGTCTGGCATATGCGCACCGGCAGGCCGCGGAGATCGATGCCGGGGTGGTGATGATCGGAATTCTGCCGACGATCTCCCGCGACGACCTGGTCACCGCGAACCTCTCTGCGGTGGACCGTTACTCGCTGCTGAACGAGCAGATCCTGATGATGCGGGGTGAGGACTTCACGCTCGACATCGACGGCGTCGAACGGCTCGTGTGGACCTCCGGGTCGATCGTGCCGGAGGCCGCCTGCACCTCCGTACAGCTGCATCTCCAGGTGACCCCCGCGCGCTTCTGCGACGTGTGGAACGCGGCGCAGGCCGTGACCGCCGTGCAGATCGCCGTCGGCGCCAACTCGCCGTTCCTGTTCGGGCGCGAGCTGTGGCGGGAGTCGCGGCCGCCGCTGTTCACGCAGGCCACCGACACCCGGCCGCCGGAGCTCCAGGCGCAGGGCGTGCGGCCGCGCACCTGGTTCGGGGAGCGCTGGGTGGACTCGGCGTACGAGCTCTTCGCGGAGAACGTGCGCTACTTCCCCGCCCTGCTGCCGATCTGCGACGAGGAGGAGCCGCTGCGGGTGCTCGCGGAGGGCGGGGTGCCGAGCCTCCAGGAGCTGGTCCTGCACAACGGCACGGTCTACCGGTGGAACCGGCCCGTGTACGGGGTCGCCGACGGGGTGCCGCACCTGCGCGTGGAGAACCGGGTGCTGCCCGCCGGGCCGACGGTCACCGATGTCGTCGCCAACGCCGCCTTCTACTACGGGCTCGTCCGCACCCTCGCCGACGAACCCCGACCGGTGTGGACCCGGCTGCCCTTCGCCGAGGCGGAGGCCAACTTCGACGCGGCCTGCCGGTACGGGATCGACGCGCGGCTGCGCTGGCCCCGGCGGGGCCGGGCCGGGGGGCTGGTGAGCGTGCCCGCCGTACGGCTGGTCCTGGACGAGCTGCTGCCGATGGCCGCGGCCGGGCTGGACGCGTGGGGCATCGACCCCGCCGACCGGGACCACTACCTCGGCATCATCGAGGAGCGCTGCCGGCGCCGGGTGAACGGGGCTACCTGGCAGGTGGACACCTACCACCGCGCCCTCGCGGCCGGTCTGGAACGGGACGAGGCGCTGGCCGCGGTCACCCGCCGGTACAGCGAGCTGATGCACCGGGGCGACCCCGTGCACACGTGGCCGGTCGGGCTCGCGGAGGAGGAGGTGAGCACCAGGGCGGCCGTGGGGCGCTGA
- a CDS encoding CPBP family intramembrane glutamic endopeptidase, with amino-acid sequence MAGQESGVRAEPEPVVVGLDGGGPGPGRAALRTETLLVLALSLGASGVSALISFIGSLTKPGGLKDQAATLNGSYAPGRPWLDLAWQLFGIASALVPVLLVAHLLTREGAPGLRVLGFDRTRPWSDLGRGALVAAGIGSAGLAFYLAARATGFNLTVVPEALPDVWWKFPVLILSAVQNSLVEEIIVLAYLLRRLDQLGWSPTAALLASSVLRGSYHLYQGIGGFIGNMVMGVVFVLAYRRWGRVGPLVVAHALLDIVAFGGYALLAGKVGWLPTP; translated from the coding sequence ATGGCGGGACAGGAGTCGGGCGTGCGGGCGGAGCCGGAACCGGTGGTCGTAGGGCTGGATGGGGGCGGACCAGGTCCCGGACGGGCGGCCCTGCGCACCGAGACGCTGCTCGTGCTGGCGCTGTCGCTGGGCGCGAGCGGCGTCTCCGCGCTCATCAGCTTCATCGGCTCGCTCACCAAGCCGGGCGGGCTCAAGGACCAGGCCGCCACGCTCAACGGCTCGTACGCCCCCGGCCGGCCCTGGCTGGACCTGGCCTGGCAGCTGTTCGGCATCGCGAGCGCGCTGGTCCCCGTACTGCTCGTGGCGCACCTGCTGACCCGGGAGGGCGCGCCGGGGCTGCGGGTGCTGGGCTTCGACCGGACCCGTCCCTGGAGCGACCTGGGGCGGGGCGCGCTCGTCGCGGCCGGGATCGGGAGCGCCGGGCTGGCCTTCTACCTGGCGGCGCGGGCCACCGGGTTCAACCTCACGGTGGTGCCGGAGGCGCTGCCCGACGTGTGGTGGAAGTTCCCCGTACTGATCCTCTCCGCGGTGCAGAACTCCCTGGTGGAGGAGATCATCGTGCTGGCCTACCTGTTGCGCCGGCTCGATCAGCTGGGCTGGTCCCCGACGGCCGCGCTGCTGGCCAGCTCGGTACTGCGCGGCTCCTACCACCTCTACCAGGGCATCGGCGGCTTCATCGGCAACATGGTGATGGGCGTCGTCTTCGTGCTGGCCTACCGCCGCTGGGGCCGGGTGGGGCCGCTGGTCGTCGCGCACGCGCTGCTCGACATCGTGGCCTTCGGCGGGTACGCGCTGCTCGCGGGCAAGGTGGGCTGGCTGCCGACGCCGTGA
- a CDS encoding PhzF family phenazine biosynthesis protein translates to MRIRIVDAFTDRPFHGNPAAVMLLDSGFPPDAWLQQVASEMNLSETAFAHPLPPGGDADWALRWFTPAAEVDMCGHATLATAHVLATSGLATGLIRFTARCGVLTAETADDGSITMDFPTSSLTPADPPGGVDHALGGVPVLSVHDTAAHIGDLLIELADEKTVHELAPDHAALRTFAKRGVIVTAAAEDPSRGYDFVSRGFFPAFGIDEDPVTGSAHTALAPFWAGRLGRTELTGLQGGARRGLVGVTLAGDRTLLSGHAVTVLDGELHTSP, encoded by the coding sequence ATGCGCATCCGAATCGTCGACGCCTTCACCGACCGACCCTTCCACGGGAACCCCGCCGCCGTCATGCTCCTCGACTCCGGGTTCCCGCCGGACGCCTGGCTCCAGCAGGTCGCGTCCGAGATGAACCTCTCCGAGACCGCCTTCGCCCACCCCTTGCCGCCCGGCGGGGACGCCGACTGGGCGCTGCGCTGGTTCACCCCGGCCGCCGAGGTCGACATGTGCGGCCACGCCACGCTCGCCACCGCGCACGTCCTCGCCACGAGCGGCCTGGCCACGGGTCTGATCCGGTTCACCGCGCGCTGCGGCGTCCTCACGGCCGAGACCGCCGACGACGGCAGCATCACCATGGACTTCCCGACGTCCTCCCTGACCCCGGCCGACCCTCCGGGTGGGGTGGACCACGCCCTCGGCGGCGTCCCGGTCCTGTCGGTGCACGACACCGCCGCTCACATCGGCGACCTGCTGATCGAGCTCGCGGACGAGAAGACCGTCCACGAACTCGCGCCGGACCACGCCGCCCTGCGCACCTTCGCCAAGCGCGGGGTGATCGTCACCGCGGCCGCCGAGGACCCCTCCCGCGGGTACGACTTCGTCTCCCGCGGCTTCTTCCCCGCCTTCGGGATCGACGAGGACCCGGTGACCGGCAGCGCGCACACCGCGCTCGCCCCCTTCTGGGCCGGACGCCTGGGCCGCACCGAGCTGACCGGCCTCCAGGGCGGAGCCCGCAGGGGTCTGGTCGGCGTCACGCTGGCGGGCGACCGCACGCTGCTGAGCGGCCACGCGGTCACCGTCCTCGACGGGGAACTCCACACCTCCCCGTGA
- a CDS encoding GNAT family N-acetyltransferase has translation MTIEVRPASVFEDLRTLVGPKSPDASVCWCLSYRIPSKLNRELHGTDRGDYVAELCRTGPPLGVLAYEGDEPVGWAAVAPRSDTAFARNRKIPHVDDLPVWSLWCLRVRPGHRKKGISHALIAGAVEYARSCGAPAIEAYPIDNGDNGDKIDLTMAYAGLRKNFERAGFTHAADTTSVLAGHPRVLMRLDLR, from the coding sequence ATGACCATCGAAGTCCGCCCGGCCTCGGTCTTCGAGGACCTCCGCACCCTGGTCGGCCCGAAGTCACCCGACGCCAGCGTCTGCTGGTGCCTGAGCTACCGGATCCCCTCCAAGCTCAACAGGGAGCTGCACGGCACGGACCGCGGTGACTACGTCGCCGAGCTGTGCCGTACGGGACCGCCGCTGGGAGTGCTCGCCTACGAAGGCGACGAACCGGTCGGCTGGGCCGCCGTGGCACCGCGCTCGGACACCGCCTTCGCGCGCAACCGGAAGATCCCGCACGTCGACGACCTGCCGGTCTGGTCGCTGTGGTGCCTCCGGGTACGCCCCGGCCACCGGAAGAAGGGGATCTCGCACGCGCTCATCGCCGGCGCGGTCGAGTACGCCCGCAGCTGCGGCGCGCCCGCGATCGAGGCGTACCCCATCGACAACGGCGACAACGGCGACAAGATCGACCTGACGATGGCCTACGCCGGGCTCCGGAAGAACTTCGAACGCGCCGGGTTCACCCACGCCGCCGACACCACCTCGGTGCTGGCCGGTCACCCCCGCGTCCTGATGCGGCTCGACCTGCGCTGA
- a CDS encoding PadR family transcriptional regulator: protein MRSRGQHGQDPGHERGRGHGHCGPDRREEFAGLRAAFGPFGPPFGGGPFGGRGGRGGPRGRARRGDVRASILALLVDRPMHGYEMIQEIVERSGGVWKPSPGSVYPTLQLLEDEGLIRSESEGGKKLFTLTDAGRTEAESGPSAPWAEAGRGFDFEAMSEIRTAGFGLMEAFGQVWKTGSAEQRDKAVAVINDARKKLYLILADEH, encoded by the coding sequence ATGCGTTCACGCGGACAGCACGGACAGGACCCCGGCCACGAGCGGGGCCGGGGCCACGGCCACTGCGGGCCCGATCGTCGGGAGGAGTTCGCGGGGCTGCGCGCCGCCTTCGGCCCGTTCGGGCCGCCCTTCGGCGGCGGGCCCTTCGGCGGGCGCGGCGGCCGCGGCGGACCGCGGGGCCGGGCGCGCCGCGGCGACGTGCGCGCCTCGATCCTGGCGCTGCTCGTCGACCGGCCGATGCACGGTTACGAGATGATCCAGGAGATCGTCGAGCGCAGCGGCGGGGTCTGGAAGCCCAGCCCCGGCTCGGTCTACCCGACTCTGCAGCTGCTCGAGGACGAGGGTCTGATCAGGAGCGAGAGCGAGGGCGGCAAGAAGCTGTTCACGCTTACCGACGCCGGCCGTACCGAGGCCGAGTCGGGCCCGTCGGCCCCCTGGGCCGAGGCGGGGCGCGGCTTCGACTTCGAGGCGATGAGCGAGATCCGGACGGCCGGCTTCGGCCTGATGGAGGCCTTCGGTCAGGTCTGGAAGACCGGCTCGGCCGAACAGCGGGACAAGGCCGTCGCCGTGATCAACGATGCCCGCAAGAAGCTCTACCTGATCCTGGCCGACGAGCACTGA
- a CDS encoding SRPBCC family protein: MAEVTAESRIEASAAKLWAQLTDWDAYGQWSMTHTNFPAGGPETFTVGATFAENMKMMGFPAEVVWTVSELEDEHLFAITGKGPMGVAVLTRYTLTPEGGATTVRIDGEFTGAAVSLMAGKLKDSATAALNESLRKLAGLVA, encoded by the coding sequence ATGGCCGAAGTCACCGCGGAATCACGCATCGAGGCGTCCGCCGCGAAGCTCTGGGCCCAGCTGACGGACTGGGACGCGTACGGCCAGTGGAGCATGACCCACACGAACTTCCCGGCGGGCGGCCCGGAGACCTTCACGGTCGGGGCCACCTTCGCGGAGAACATGAAGATGATGGGCTTCCCCGCCGAGGTGGTCTGGACGGTCTCGGAGCTGGAGGACGAGCACCTCTTCGCGATCACCGGCAAGGGCCCGATGGGCGTGGCCGTCCTCACCCGCTACACCCTGACCCCCGAGGGCGGGGCCACCACCGTCCGCATCGACGGGGAGTTCACGGGAGCCGCCGTCTCCCTGATGGCCGGCAAGCTCAAGGACTCGGCCACCGCCGCACTGAACGAATCACTGCGCAAGCTGGCCGGCCTGGTCGCCTGA
- a CDS encoding DMT family transporter encodes MQASGRSAGLGLALVAACAFGSSGVAAKPLIEAGLDPLHMVWLRVAGAALVLSPLAWRHRDLVRRKPALLAGFGLVAVAGVQAFYFASLARIPVGVALLLEYLGPALLLGWIRFVQRKPVTRAAAAGVAVAVVGLACVVQIWAGLSLDPLGVLLGLAAACCQAFYFVFADQGADGDEAPDPVGVIAYGMLVGTLVMTVIARPWEMDWGVLAGQAAVGDTMMPAAALLAWVVLIATVFAYLTGVVSVRKLSPQVAGVVACLEAVVATVLAWVLLGEHLATWQIVGGALVLGGAFIAQSSRPTPQGAADPAVLDREDREPTGAR; translated from the coding sequence ATGCAAGCGTCAGGAAGAAGCGCCGGACTGGGCCTCGCCCTCGTCGCGGCGTGCGCGTTCGGTAGTTCCGGAGTGGCGGCGAAGCCGCTGATCGAGGCGGGTCTGGACCCCCTCCACATGGTGTGGCTGAGGGTGGCCGGGGCAGCGCTCGTACTGTCTCCGCTGGCCTGGCGCCACCGCGACCTGGTGCGCCGCAAACCTGCGCTGCTGGCCGGCTTCGGACTCGTCGCCGTCGCGGGCGTGCAGGCCTTCTACTTCGCCTCCCTGGCGCGGATCCCGGTCGGCGTGGCCCTGCTGCTGGAGTACCTGGGACCGGCGCTCCTCCTCGGCTGGATCCGCTTCGTGCAGCGCAAGCCGGTGACCCGGGCGGCCGCAGCGGGCGTCGCCGTGGCCGTCGTCGGCCTGGCCTGTGTCGTCCAGATCTGGGCGGGGCTGAGCCTGGACCCGCTCGGGGTGCTGCTCGGCCTCGCCGCGGCCTGCTGCCAGGCCTTCTACTTCGTCTTCGCCGACCAGGGCGCCGACGGGGACGAGGCTCCCGACCCGGTCGGGGTGATCGCGTACGGCATGCTCGTCGGCACCCTGGTGATGACGGTGATCGCCCGGCCGTGGGAGATGGACTGGGGCGTACTGGCCGGACAGGCGGCCGTCGGCGACACGATGATGCCCGCGGCGGCGCTGCTCGCCTGGGTGGTGCTCATCGCGACCGTCTTCGCCTACCTGACCGGCGTGGTCTCGGTGCGCAAGCTCTCCCCGCAGGTCGCCGGGGTGGTGGCCTGCCTGGAGGCGGTCGTCGCCACCGTGCTGGCCTGGGTACTGCTCGGCGAACACCTCGCCACCTGGCAGATCGTGGGCGGGGCGCTGGTACTGGGCGGCGCCTTCATCGCGCAGTCCTCGCGGCCCACCCCGCAGGGCGCGGCCGACCCGGCCGTGCTCGACCGGGAGGACCGGGAGCCCACCGGCGCCCGGTGA
- a CDS encoding DMT family transporter — translation MSNHSPAAGRSLLYLVVAGAAWGTAGAAASLLFLASDLGPLALSFWRCAGGLVVLLPVLAVRRRRAVPGRTRPSAGSLIGTGLLFTLFQAAYFGAVRETGLAVGTVVTLGAGPVLIAVGARYWMGERLGRGGSVAVVGALAGLAVLVLGSGAGEVRPLGVGWALLSAAGYAAMTLRARWLGQRGAGGDPLVTTVWSVGVGAVCLLPLAVLEGMAPHAAEPGRVLWLLVYVAVVPTALAYALYFTGAAAVRAATVSVIMLIEPVSAAAIAVLLLGERLTGAVVLGTVLLLTAVGALIAAESRRPADGAAGGPASLPAAVRQSPQSAAR, via the coding sequence GTGTCGAACCATTCGCCCGCTGCCGGGCGCAGTCTGCTGTACCTCGTCGTCGCCGGAGCCGCCTGGGGCACCGCCGGGGCGGCCGCCTCCCTCCTCTTCCTGGCCAGTGACCTCGGCCCGCTCGCCCTGTCCTTCTGGCGGTGCGCGGGCGGGCTCGTCGTACTGCTCCCGGTGCTCGCCGTACGCCGCCGCCGCGCCGTCCCCGGGCGGACGCGGCCGTCGGCCGGCTCCCTGATCGGGACGGGGCTGCTGTTCACCCTCTTCCAGGCCGCCTACTTCGGCGCGGTGCGCGAGACCGGCCTCGCGGTCGGCACCGTGGTCACCCTCGGCGCCGGGCCGGTGCTGATCGCCGTCGGGGCCCGGTACTGGATGGGCGAGCGCCTCGGCCGGGGCGGGTCCGTCGCCGTCGTGGGGGCGCTGGCCGGGCTGGCCGTCCTGGTGCTGGGCAGCGGGGCCGGGGAGGTGCGGCCGCTCGGCGTCGGCTGGGCGCTGCTGTCGGCCGCGGGGTACGCGGCGATGACCCTGCGGGCCCGGTGGCTCGGGCAGCGCGGGGCGGGCGGGGACCCGTTGGTCACCACCGTCTGGTCGGTGGGGGTGGGCGCGGTGTGCCTGCTGCCGCTCGCCGTGCTGGAGGGCATGGCGCCGCACGCCGCCGAACCGGGGCGGGTGCTCTGGCTGCTGGTGTACGTGGCCGTCGTGCCGACGGCCCTGGCGTACGCGCTCTACTTCACCGGGGCCGCCGCGGTACGGGCCGCGACCGTCTCCGTGATCATGCTGATCGAGCCGGTGAGCGCGGCGGCGATCGCGGTCCTGCTGCTCGGGGAGCGGCTGACCGGCGCCGTGGTGCTGGGCACCGTACTGCTGCTGACGGCGGTGGGGGCCCTGATCGCGGCGGAATCCCGCCGTCCGGCGGACGGGGCGGCCGGTGGTCCGGCGTCGCTGCCCGCCGCCGTGCGGCAGAGTCCTCAGAGCGCCGCGAGGTAG
- a CDS encoding pyridoxamine 5'-phosphate oxidase family protein translates to MAATPATESTGTYEPTGRTVPSRSRDRARYDRETVHSILDQAYVCHLGFVRDDAPVVLPTLFGRVGEALYIHGSTGSRPLLAAGKADPGLPVCVTVTHVDGLVLARSAFHHSLNYRSVVVQGTAYQVTDEAECRMALDALVDQVVPGRSADARPADAKELAATAVIRLDLNEVSAKIRTGGPNDDAEDLDLPYWSGVVPVAPAYGTPVPAADLAPGIAIPGYLAAL, encoded by the coding sequence ATGGCTGCCACGCCCGCCACCGAGTCGACCGGCACCTACGAACCCACCGGCCGCACGGTCCCCAGCCGCTCCCGCGACCGGGCCCGCTACGACCGCGAGACGGTGCACTCGATACTCGACCAGGCGTACGTCTGCCACCTCGGCTTCGTCCGCGACGACGCCCCGGTGGTCCTGCCCACGCTGTTCGGCCGGGTCGGCGAGGCCCTGTACATCCACGGCTCCACCGGATCGCGCCCGCTGCTCGCCGCGGGCAAGGCGGACCCGGGGCTGCCCGTCTGCGTGACCGTGACCCACGTCGACGGCCTGGTGCTGGCCCGGTCGGCCTTCCACCACTCCCTCAACTACCGCTCGGTGGTCGTCCAGGGAACGGCCTACCAGGTCACCGACGAGGCGGAGTGCCGCATGGCCCTGGACGCCCTCGTCGACCAGGTGGTGCCCGGCCGCTCCGCCGACGCCCGGCCCGCCGACGCCAAGGAGCTCGCGGCCACCGCCGTGATCCGCCTGGACCTGAACGAGGTGTCCGCGAAGATCCGTACCGGCGGCCCGAACGACGACGCCGAGGACCTGGACCTGCCCTACTGGTCGGGCGTGGTCCCGGTCGCCCCGGCATACGGGACCCCCGTGCCCGCCGCGGACCTGGCCCCCGGCATCGCCATCCCGGGCTACCTCGCGGCGCTCTGA